In a genomic window of Aeromicrobium panaciterrae:
- a CDS encoding lysophospholipid acyltransferase family protein, whose amino-acid sequence MSEDKLKGIGTTGEAGRGSSAKSPSSAARALAGDKPPAKKPVQKAKPVEPAAKKAPAKKAPAKKAPAKKAPASEKPRLRAVTDEDAAKAAADAAEEAARRTRTAGAAPLSAGIPLDEIFVAIIQAAQRVLGSDWESRIATLLATIRTRLDGNYEIDEFGFDPQITEVFAAAIEPLAEKWFRLEVRGIENIPEEGGALLVANHSGTIPLDGLITGYAVKKYAGRNLRPLGADLVFSLPFVGQVARKVGATLACADDAERLLTTGELAGVWPEGFKGIGKPYADRYKLQRFGRGGFVSSAMRAQVPIVPVSIVGAEEIYPLVGNVPSLARLLGLPYLPITPFFPLLGPLGLIPLPSKWIIEFGEPIRTDAYEPEAADDPMLLFNVTDQVRETIQQTLYNLLVDRGNAFF is encoded by the coding sequence ATGAGCGAAGACAAGCTGAAGGGCATTGGTACGACCGGTGAAGCCGGGCGAGGCAGCAGCGCGAAGTCGCCCTCGAGCGCTGCTCGCGCTCTTGCGGGGGACAAGCCTCCCGCCAAGAAGCCCGTCCAGAAGGCCAAGCCTGTCGAGCCTGCCGCCAAAAAGGCCCCGGCCAAGAAGGCACCAGCGAAGAAGGCTCCGGCCAAGAAGGCGCCTGCGAGCGAGAAGCCTCGCCTCCGTGCCGTGACCGACGAGGACGCCGCGAAGGCAGCAGCGGACGCAGCTGAAGAAGCAGCGCGCAGGACACGTACGGCTGGCGCGGCCCCACTGTCAGCAGGCATCCCGCTTGACGAGATCTTCGTCGCGATCATCCAGGCCGCTCAGCGCGTGCTTGGTTCTGACTGGGAGTCGCGTATCGCGACCCTGTTGGCGACGATCCGTACCCGACTCGACGGCAACTACGAAATCGACGAGTTCGGCTTCGACCCGCAGATCACTGAAGTCTTCGCGGCTGCGATCGAGCCGCTGGCCGAGAAGTGGTTCAGGCTCGAGGTCCGCGGCATCGAGAACATCCCCGAGGAGGGTGGCGCACTCCTGGTGGCCAACCACTCGGGAACGATCCCGCTCGACGGTCTGATCACGGGCTATGCCGTCAAGAAGTACGCAGGACGCAACCTGCGCCCCCTGGGCGCTGACCTGGTCTTCTCACTGCCGTTCGTGGGTCAGGTGGCCCGCAAGGTCGGCGCGACCCTCGCGTGCGCCGACGATGCTGAGCGGCTGTTGACCACTGGCGAGCTCGCTGGTGTGTGGCCCGAGGGCTTCAAGGGCATCGGCAAGCCGTACGCCGATCGCTACAAGCTCCAGCGCTTCGGTCGTGGTGGCTTCGTCTCGTCAGCCATGCGTGCTCAGGTGCCGATCGTCCCGGTGTCGATCGTTGGCGCCGAGGAGATCTACCCGTTGGTTGGCAACGTGCCGTCGCTCGCGCGACTGCTCGGGCTGCCGTACCTCCCGATCACGCCGTTCTTCCCACTGCTCGGCCCGTTGGGTCTGATCCCTCTGCCGAGCAAGTGGATCATCGAGTTCGGCGAGCCGATCCGTACAGACGCGTACGAGCCTGAAGCGGCCGACGACCCGATGCTGCTGTTCAACGTCACGGACCAGGTCCGAGAGACGATCCAGCAGACGCTCTACAACTTGCTCGTAGACCGCGGCAACGCGTTCTTCTGA
- a CDS encoding NAD-dependent epimerase/dehydratase family protein, translating into MGRVVLVTGVASNFASQFALRVAGLKGVDKVVGIDTILPTGHLEGVKFVRADIRTPVVGKVIAVEEVDTVVHLDVGPPTGRRAGAAKELNVIGTMQLLAACQRAAGVKKLVLGSSTAVYGTSPRDPAMFTESLLARDGVRTGFPKDIVEVESYVRGFARRRPEVIITTLRGAQLLHPDLDTPLRNYFDNPVLPTALGYDPRLQFLHVDDAMNVLTESVIHDRPGTFNVAGDGVVMLSQAARRLGKPVIPLPSFGFAAGARRVLKAMGSDLSPDLHRLLMYGRVVDTTALRDIFGYDLKWTSEQAFEEYRRTSRPGILSSIGGRS; encoded by the coding sequence ATGGGCAGGGTCGTCCTCGTCACGGGAGTCGCGAGCAATTTCGCGTCGCAATTCGCCCTGCGCGTTGCCGGCCTCAAAGGCGTCGACAAAGTCGTCGGCATCGACACGATCCTGCCTACTGGTCATCTCGAGGGAGTCAAGTTCGTCCGGGCTGACATCCGCACCCCTGTGGTCGGCAAAGTCATCGCGGTCGAAGAGGTCGACACTGTCGTGCACCTCGACGTCGGCCCACCAACCGGCCGCCGAGCAGGCGCAGCCAAAGAGCTCAACGTCATCGGCACGATGCAGCTGCTGGCTGCCTGCCAGCGTGCCGCGGGCGTCAAGAAGCTCGTGCTCGGATCGTCGACTGCGGTCTATGGCACCTCACCGCGCGATCCGGCGATGTTCACCGAGTCGCTGCTCGCCCGTGACGGTGTACGTACCGGCTTCCCCAAGGACATCGTCGAGGTTGAGTCGTACGTACGCGGGTTCGCCCGTCGCCGTCCCGAGGTCATCATCACGACCCTGCGCGGCGCCCAGCTGCTGCACCCAGATCTCGACACCCCGCTACGCAACTACTTCGACAACCCGGTCTTGCCGACGGCGCTCGGCTACGACCCGCGTCTGCAGTTCCTCCACGTCGACGACGCCATGAACGTACTCACCGAGTCGGTGATTCACGACCGCCCCGGCACGTTCAACGTTGCCGGCGACGGCGTCGTGATGCTGAGCCAGGCAGCCCGTCGACTCGGCAAGCCGGTCATTCCGTTGCCGTCGTTCGGTTTCGCTGCCGGCGCCCGCCGCGTGCTCAAGGCGATGGGCTCTGACTTGTCGCCCGACCTGCATCGCCTGCTCATGTACGGACGCGTTGTCGACACCACGGCTTTGCGTGACATCTTTGGCTACGACCTCAAATGGACGTCGGAGCAGGCGTTCGAGGAATACCGCCGTACGTCCCGACCCGGCATTCTCTCCTCGATTGGGGGCCGCTCATGA
- a CDS encoding 30S ribosomal protein bS22, translated as MGSVIKKRRKRMSKKKHRKMLKRTRVQRRRLGK; from the coding sequence GTGGGTTCAGTCATCAAGAAGCGTCGCAAGCGGATGTCGAAGAAGAAGCACCGCAAGATGCTCAAGCGCACCCGAGTGCAGCGCCGCCGTCTGGGCAAGTAA
- a CDS encoding helix-turn-helix domain-containing protein, protein MASGQTYMTVAEVATQMRVSKMTVYRLVHSGELEAVRVGRSFRVPETAVEEFLSKSYFQAG, encoded by the coding sequence ATGGCATCCGGCCAGACGTACATGACGGTGGCAGAGGTCGCCACGCAGATGCGCGTGTCCAAGATGACCGTCTACCGCCTCGTTCACTCCGGTGAGCTCGAGGCCGTACGCGTCGGTCGCTCCTTCCGCGTCCCAGAGACTGCGGTCGAGGAGTTCCTTTCCAAGTCCTACTTCCAGGCTGGCTGA
- a CDS encoding acetoin utilization protein AcuC, protein MSEKAVLVFDETMTSYNFGPSHPMAPVRIDLTISLARELGILDEMDVIGADAATEDDLNRIHSAEYIEKVHKLSDNPTHGDASIGLGTADNPVFAQMHEASSLAAGASVEAARRVWTGQAPRSVNIAGGLHHAMRDHASGFCIYNDVALAIRWLLDNGAERVAYVDVDAHHGDGVQAMFYDDPRVLTISIHEGPQTLFPGTGYATETGGEGAEGSAVNVALPPGTSDAGWLRAFHAVVPPIVREFNPDILVTQHGCDSHMDDPLTNLMLTVDGQRSSYLALRDLAEEVCGGKWVATGGGGYAVMDVVPRAWAHLLAIVAGTPVNPESATPDEWRARIAQLRGSAAPLTMSDGRTVGYRSWEEGYDPASWLDRSIQATRTAAFPLIGLDPQP, encoded by the coding sequence GCGCCCGTACGCATTGATCTGACGATCAGCCTGGCGAGGGAGCTCGGCATCCTCGACGAGATGGATGTCATCGGTGCCGACGCGGCGACCGAGGATGACCTCAATCGGATCCACTCGGCCGAGTACATCGAGAAGGTCCACAAACTCAGCGACAACCCAACCCATGGCGATGCGTCAATTGGCCTCGGCACGGCAGACAACCCGGTCTTCGCGCAGATGCATGAAGCGAGCTCGCTCGCGGCCGGAGCGAGTGTTGAGGCGGCTCGCCGAGTCTGGACCGGGCAGGCCCCGCGATCAGTCAACATCGCCGGCGGGCTTCACCACGCCATGCGCGACCACGCGAGTGGGTTCTGCATCTACAACGACGTGGCTCTCGCAATCCGTTGGCTGCTCGACAACGGTGCGGAGCGCGTCGCGTACGTGGATGTCGACGCTCACCACGGTGACGGCGTACAGGCGATGTTCTACGACGATCCGCGCGTGCTCACGATCTCGATCCACGAAGGACCGCAGACGCTGTTCCCCGGGACTGGCTATGCGACGGAGACTGGCGGCGAAGGCGCCGAGGGTTCGGCCGTCAACGTGGCGCTTCCACCGGGCACCTCGGACGCTGGCTGGCTGCGCGCCTTCCACGCCGTGGTCCCGCCGATCGTGCGTGAGTTCAACCCCGACATCCTGGTGACGCAGCATGGCTGCGACTCACACATGGACGATCCGCTGACCAATCTGATGCTGACAGTCGATGGTCAGCGCTCCTCCTACCTCGCTTTGCGCGATTTGGCCGAAGAGGTCTGCGGAGGCAAATGGGTGGCGACCGGCGGTGGTGGGTACGCCGTCATGGACGTGGTGCCGCGAGCTTGGGCGCACCTGTTGGCGATAGTTGCTGGAACGCCAGTCAATCCTGAATCTGCGACTCCTGACGAGTGGCGAGCACGCATTGCCCAGCTGCGCGGCAGCGCAGCACCCCTCACGATGTCGGACGGCCGCACGGTCGGTTATCGCTCGTGGGAGGAAGGTTACGACCCTGCGAGCTGGCTGGACCGCTCCATTCAGGCCACCAGGACAGCCGCGTTCCCGCTCATTGGCCTTGATCCGCAACCCTGA